A single genomic interval of Coccidioides posadasii str. Silveira chromosome 1, complete sequence harbors:
- a CDS encoding uncharacterized protein (EggNog:ENOG410PGCA~COG:O~MEROPS:MER0003297~BUSCO:790at33183), producing the protein MELNGSPQKPKRKHSGDPHSLPSAKHLRPDSAAPSSPRISGDQTPGDLAVYGYRDVDSAGEDAAAMQMKLPAVQTDSAEWQETIETVVKSVVSIHFCQTASFDTDLSMSSQATGFVVDAKRGYILTNRHVVCAGPFWGYCIFDNHEECDVTPIYRDPVHDFGILKFDPKAIKYMPLTELKLQPESARVGVEIRVVGNDAGEKLSILSGVISRLDRNAPEYGEGYSDFNTNYIQAAAAASGGSSGSPVVNIDGHAIALQAGGRADGAATDYFLPLDRPLRALQCIQNGELVSRGTIQTQWIIKPFDECRRLGLSPEWEAEVRRVAPKETGMLVAEIVLPEGPGDGKLQEGDVLIKVNGELLTQFVRLDDILDSSVGGDVHLLVQRGGEDLEVTCKVQDLHAITPSRYVTVAGATFHDLSYQQARLYAIACKGVYVCEAAGSFKLESTFSGWIIDSVDKRPTRNLDEFIEVLKTIPDRARIVLSYRHIRDLHTRGTSIVHIDRHWHPHMRLAQRNDQTGLWDFTDLADPIPAEPPVPRKADFIQLDGVSHPAAADIVRSFVRVSCTMPVKLDGFPQARKTGFGLVVDAEKGLVVISRAIVPFDLCDINITVADSIIVSAKVVFLHPLQNYTIIQYDPSLVQAPVKTARLSPEYIKQGAETLFVGFNQNFRIVVAKTAVTDITTVAIPPNAAAPRYRAINLDAITVDTGLSSQCTSGVLLGDDGVIQALWLNYLGERTQSSHKDVEYHLGLATPSLIPVISQIQSGVIPRLRILDMETYVIQMSQARVMGVSEEWIEKVAKANAARHELFMVRKVDCASPLSADVRPLEEGDIILTLNDKLITRVSEFDMMYDQETLDALIVRNGEEMKIKIKTVPTEDLETDRALIFCGAVLQKPHHAVRQQISKLHSEVYVSARSRGSPAYQYGLSPTNFITAVNGVKTPDLDSFIREVSNIPNNTYFRLRAVTFDNVPWVVTMKKNDHYFPMSEYIKEPSAPLGWRTVNYDRGKERRGTGDIANLNADAMDEGRDEGVSDVEPDIE; encoded by the exons ATGGAGCTCAACGGCTCTCCCCAAAAACCTAAACGCAAACACAGCGGTGACCCTCACTCGTTACCCTCTGCCAAACACCTTCGTCCAGACTCAGCCGCTCCATCCTCACCCAGGATCTCCGGCGATCAGACTCCCGGCGACCTTGCCGTGTACGGATACCGCGACGTGGACTCCGCCGGCGAAGATGCTGCTGCGATGCAAATGAAGCTTCCCGCCGTCCAGACCGATTCCGCGGAGTGGCAGGAGACGATTGAAACCGTCGTGAAGAGCGTTGTGTCCATCCATTTCTGCCAGACTGCGTCCTTCGATACGGATCTGTCCATGTCCAGCCAGGCCACGGGGTTTGTCGTCGATGCGAAGCGTGGATATATCTTGACCAACAGACATGTTGTCTGCGCGGGCCCGTTTTGGGGTTATTGTATTTTTGATAATCATGAAGAG TGTGATGTAACACCCATCTATCGCGATCCTGTTCACGATTTTGGTATCCTCAAGTTCGATCCAAAGGCAATCAAGTACATGCCTCTCACCGAATTGAAGCTACAGCCAGAATCCGCCCGTGTGGGTGTGGAGATCAGAGTTGTGGGAAACGACGCTGGTGAAaagttgagtattctctcCGGTGTGATCAGTCGTCTTGATCGCAACGCCCCGGAGTACGGTGAAGGGTACAGCGATTTCAACACGAACTACATCCAGGCCGCTGCGGCTGCTAGCGGTGGGAGTTCCGGCAGTCCCGTGGTCAACATAGACGGCCATGCGATCGCGCTGCAGGCTGGTGGTCGTGCTGACGGTGCGGCAACTGATTACTTCCTCCCACTCGACCGACCCCTTCGCGCGTTACAGTGTATCCAGAACGGAGAACTTGTCAGTCGCGGAACCATACAGACTCAATGGATCATCAAACCCTTTGACGAATGTCGACGTCTTGGTCTCTCGCCAGAATGGGAGGCTGAAGTCCGCAGAGTAGCCCCGAAAGAAACCGGTATGCTCGTGGCGGAGATCGTACTTCCTGAAGGCCCTGGCGACGGCAAATTACAAGAAGGCGACGTGCTGATCAAGGTCAACGGCGAGCTTCTGACCCAATTTGTCCGGTTAGATGATATCCTGGACTCCAGCGTCGGAGGGGACGTTCATCTGCTGGTGCAGAGAGGCGGCGAGGACCTGGAAGTTACGTGCAAGGTTCAGGATCTTCATGCGATCACTCCGTCACGATATGTTACCGTTGCTGGAGCTACCTTCCACGATCTATCCTACCAGCAAGCGAGATTGTATGCCATCGCGTGCAAAGGTGTCTATGTGTGTGAGGCAGCTGGATCGTTTAAGCTGGAAAGTACATTTTCTGGATGGATCATCGATTCAGTTGATAAAAGACCAACAAGAAATCTAGACGAGTTCATTGAAGTTTTGAAGACTATCCCAG ATCGCGCTAGAATTGTTCTTTCCTATCGCCATATCCGAGATCTCCATACCCGTGGAACAAGCATCGTTCATATTGATCGTCACTGGCATCCGCATATGAGACTGGCCCAGAGGAACGACCAAACAGGGCTCTGGGATTTCACAGACCTCGCGGACCCAATTCCTGCCGAACCCCCGGTCCCACGTAAAGCTGATTTCATTCAGCTTGACGGTGTCAGTCACCCTGCCGCTGCTGATATTGTCCGAAGTTTTGTCCGTGTCTCATGCACCATGCCCGTCAAGTTAGACGGGTTTCCACAGGCCAGAAAGACAGGGTTTGGATTAGTGGTTGACGCAGAGAAGGGCTTGGTTGTGATCTCCCGAGCGATTGTCCCGTTTGACCTGTGCGATATCAACATCACCGTCGCCGACTCTATCATCGTGAGCGCCAAGGTTGTCTTTTTGCATCCCTTGCAGAATTACACGATCATTCAGTATGATCCTAGCCTCGTCCAGGCGCCCGTCAAGACCGCTCGCTTGAGCCCAGAATACATCAAACAAGGAGCGGAGACATTGTTTGTGGGGTTCAATCAGAACTTTAGAATCGTGGTTGCGAAGACTGCCGTCACTGATATCACCACTGTTGCTATTCCACCTAATGCGGCGGCTCCTAGATACCGCGCCATCAACTTGGATGCCATCACTGTTGACACTGGACTGAGCAGTCAATGCACCAGTGGTGTTTTGCTAGGAGACGATGGTGTGATTCAGGCTCTGTGGTTGAATTACCTCGGTGAACGTACACAATCCTCCCACAAAGATGTGGAATATCATCTTGGCCTTGCTACGCCGTCTCTGATCCCCGTCATCTCGCAAATCCAGAGTGGTGTCATCCCGCGCCTGCGCATCCTCGATATGGAGACATATGTTATTCAAATGAGCCAGGCACGTGTCATGGGTGTCTCGGAGGAATGGATTGAGAAAGTCGCCAAGGCTAATGCCGCAAGACATGAACTGTTCATGGTTCGAAAGGTGGATTGCGCCTCGCCGTTGTCCGCCGATGTCCGACCGCTAGAAGAGGGAGACATCATCTTAACGTTGAATGATAAGCTGATCACACGTGTGTCCGAATTTGATATGATGTACGACCAGGAGACTCTTGACGCGTTGATTGTGCGAAATGGCGAGGAGATGAAGATCAAGATCAAGACTGTGCCAACAGAGGATCTGGAGACCGACCGGGCGCTGATTTTCTGCGGTGCCGTATTGCAGAAACCGCATCACGCCGTTCGACAGCAGATCAGTAAATTGCACAGCGAAGTCTACGTCAGCGCCAGG TCGCGTGGCTCCCCAGCCTACCAGTATGGCCTCTCTCCAACGAACTTCATCACCGCAGTAAACGGTGTCAAAACCCCCGATCTAGACTCGTTCATCCGAGAAGTCAGCAACATCCCCAACAATACTTACTTCCGCCTCCGAGCCGTGACCTTCGACAATGTGCCCTGGGTCGTGACcatgaagaagaatgatCACTAC TTCCCCATGTCCGAATACATCAAAGAGCCCTCTGCACCGCTGGGCTGGCGAACTGTCAACTACGATCGCGGCAAGGAACGCCGCGGGACTGGCGACATTGCCAATCTCAACGCTGATGCGATGGACGAAGGCAGGGACGAGGGTGTTAGTGATGTCGAGCCTGACATAGAGTGA
- a CDS encoding uncharacterized protein (CAZy:AA2~EggNog:ENOG410PIDX~COG:O~BUSCO:9855at33183): MSKPGDFNAVRKDIIAQMKQPGYDDGSAGPVFVRLAWHSAGTYDKQTDTGGSNGAGMRYEKEGGDPANAGLQFGRAFLEPVKKKHPWITYSDLWTLAGVTAIKEMDGPEVQWQPGRTDFVDDSKVPPRGRLPDATQGSDHLRHIFYRMGFNDQEIVALSGAHNLGRTHADRSGFEGPWVNNPIRFSNQYFRLLKNLEWKPTTLPSGVKQFTYVDPDIPEDEKEEPLMMLPTDMCLLSDPEFSKWVDRYADDKELFYEHFAQAFAKLLELGIKRDASGKIINTDNEKGGYISAPKKSDTPTGPPRSSKKGAASQVRARL, from the exons ATGAGTAAACCAGGCGACTTCAACGCCGTCCGCAAGGACATTATCGCACAGATGAAACAGCCAGGTTATGACGATGGCAGTGCTGGTCCAGTTTTCGTCCGCCTTGCATG GCACTCCGCTGGCACATACGACAAGCAGACCGACACCGGCGGTTCCAATGGCGCAGGCATGAGATACGAGAAAGAAGGCGGCGACCCAGCCAACGCAGGCCTCCAATTCGGACGGGCATTCCTCGAACCCGTCAAGAAAAAACACCCATGGATCACATATTCAGACCTCTGGACGCTCGCAGGCGTCACGGCGATCAAGGAAATGGACGGACCCGAGGTCCAATGGCAGCCCGGACGAACCGACTTTGTAGATGACTCCAAGGTACCGCCGCGCGGACGCCTACCGGACGCGACGCAAGGAAGCGATCATCTTCGCCACATCTTCTACCGAATGGGCTTCAACGATCAGGAGATCGTGGCTCTCTCCGGAGCACACAACCTAGGCCGCACGCATGCCGACCGCAGCGGCTTCGAGGGCCCGTGGGTGAACAACCCCATCCGCTTCTCGAACCAATATTTCAGACTCCTCAAGAACCTGGAATGGAAGCCAACGACGTTGCCCAGCGGTGTCAAGCAGTTTACCTATGTGGACCCTGATATTCCCGAGGACGAGAAGGAGGAGCCTCTGATGATGCTTCCAACCGACATGTGCCTGCTCTCCGACCCGGAATTTTCGAAGTGGGTGGACCGATATGCCGACGACAAGGAGCTCTTCTATGAACACTTCGCCCAGGCGTTTGCCAAGCTGTTGGAGCTGGGTATCAAGCGAGATGCCAGTGGGAAGATCATCAATACAGATAACGAGAAGGGAGGATACATCTCTGCGCCAAAGAAGAGCGACACCCCCACAGGACCGCCGAGAAGCTCGAAAAAGGGCGCTGCGAGCCAAGTCAGGGCTCGTCTTTGA
- a CDS encoding uncharacterized protein (EggNog:ENOG410Q573): MANNATESSDLGDTQQSPQTRGALSLTGIENVSSSEKSARIAALVSDIYASIIFISRHVKAGTLSNHHCKPLYELVSNILIVERKEKRKILRELKRQDSRIERTARRHQRDIKKLLELAKSGIVHLRRKAERLQMELDELKGKRKVSLGHIEKNLSKKLNLGNKLDTADETVEQEIHAEGKEANPSCRNELKVDGTGKKLPA, encoded by the coding sequence ATGGCCAACAACGCTACTGAAAGTTCCGACCTTGGAGACACTCAACAAAGTCCTCAGACACGCGGCGCTCTCTCCCTGACCGGCATAGAAAACGTTTCATCCAGTGAAAAATCCGCCCGCATCGCCGCCTTGGTCAGTGACATCTACGCTTCCATCATCTTCATATCCAGGCATGTCAAGGCCGGTACGCTGTCCAACCACCACTGCAAGCCTCTATACGAGCTAGTCAGCAACATTTTGATCGTTGAAAGGAAAGAGAAGCGCAAAATATTGCGGGAGCTGAAAAGGCAGGATTCTAGGATAGAACGGACAGCGAGACGCCATCAGAGGGATATCAAGAAACTGTTGGAGCTGGCGAAAAGTGGGATCGTGCATTTGCGCCGCAAGGCGGAGAGATTGCAGATGGAGTTGGATGAATTGAAGGGGAAGAGGAAGGTCAGCCTCGGACATATCGAGAAAAATCTATCTAAAAAGCTTAACCTTGGGAACAAGCTGGACACGGCGGACGAGACTGTGGAACAAGAAATCCATGCAGAGGGCAAGGAGGCCAATCCGTCTTGCAGAAATGAGTTAAAGGTGGATGGCACTGGGAAAAAACTCCCTGCTTGA
- a CDS encoding uncharacterized protein (EggNog:ENOG410PNUI~COG:S~TransMembrane:1 (i261-280o)), which produces MAAQRPLGPKPSDSSSFGIPPTAPPPPPSNPPKPAKGPSTRRALSCLPCRRHKLKCDRQVPCHSCTRYRREDLCRKHPAPSSLLEGVRGGPKAPTNAIAAVSDASSSSPSSSAQDATPYSNPTSKPGTASVVRPETTLNPPPSTTIRDAGTTASLPLGNTLSLRTSTSQNSDVVLRVAGTSTAPRTLPILLSAVQGLNSQAEVASFWKSELTASLPSKYQCDLLTMYYLEHINWVFHFLHSPSFQDEYAAFWNTKVQDINLIWLSFLYSIISCSAIFLPLDAAQNAGFPGRSLRNKSHEWYSASRQALHAGGFEARPTVTQLLTFLITQLYCHLGQAVRNAQALGLDRDVPGKNYIDTELRRRIWWELFNCDIFQSMCLGRAPLISTSPSKVPFPAHCNDDDITETSIKPRPMEEPTDTTANILRAEAFMIFEKLYNTDVDLLSSYEYVKSVDDEIADLVSKFPWYFQIGPNRECAILGDHLEFITWQHHMINSCICMQRIRMNRPFIHTRTGNSWEVCVKAANDVLAVYSNLRNRNVDEFRKSQKFLIQGYQTFSAAVSLAGFLLVERAFPADNIRKDIEMIIADLAYTDANISIAVDGRKVLIKMLEMHDRRGLREPLDPETVISEIATVFGGEQSTRKYLKRCDIGYVLNDEPATTGPTAAAVPVSTTRPVDQTVSDHAIAATHPQASMAHMISMGTLPEYRDPYYNMPETIQFTFDDNYMNWDVMLQHMSYYQQ; this is translated from the exons ATGGCCGCGCAGCGGCCTCTAGG GCCAAAGCCATCGGATTCTTCCTCCTTCGGGATCCCTCCCACGGCCCCGCCGCCACCCCCTTCGAATCCACCAAAACCGGCAAAGGGCCCTAGCACACGGAGAGCGTTGAGCTGCCTGCCGTGTCGGCGCCATAAACTCAAATGTGACCGCCAGGTTCCGTGCCACTCGTGCACCCGTTACCGCAGAGAGGACCTCTGTCGCAAGCATCCTGCCCCCTCCTCCCTCCTCGAGGGGGTCCGCGGCGGCCCAAAGGCGCCCACCAATGCGATCGCCGCCGTCTCGGAcgcctcctcctcttccccTTCCTCCTCTGCCCAGGACGCCACTCCTTACTCCAATCCAACGTCCAAACCCGGTACAGCTTCCGTCGTCCGGCCCGAGACAACCCTCAATCCTCCTCCCTCGACCACCATCAGGGACGCAGGCACAACTGCTTCACTGCCTCTCGGAAACACTCTGTCTCTGAGGACTTCAACAAGCCAAAACAGCGATGTCGTTCTGAGGGTCGCCGGCACTTCGACCGCCCCCCGTACCCTTCCCATCCTTCTTTCGGCCGTTCAGGGCCTTAATTCCCAGGCTGAAGTGGCttcattttggaaatcgGAGCTCACTGCCTCTTTACCCAGCAAGTACCAGTGTGACTTGCTAACCATGTATTACCTCGAGCATATCAATTGGGTCTTTCATTTCCTTCACTCCCCCTCTTTCCAAGATGAATACGCCGCATTCTGGAACACCAAAGTTCAGGATATAAATTTAATATGGTTGTCCTTCCTATACTCCATCATATCCTGTAGCGCAATCTTTTTGCCCCTTGACGCTGCCCAGAACGCCGGGTTTCCAGGAAGAAGCCTCCGGAACAAATCCCATGAATGGTATTCAGCCTCCCGCCAGGCTCTCCATGCTGGCGGCTTTGAAGCTCGACCTACTGTTACTCAGCTCTTGACGTTTCTGATCACCCAGCTCTATTG CCATCTCGGCCAAGCTGTGAGGAATGCCCAGGCACTAGGTCTCGACAGGGATGTTCCCGGTAAAAACTATATCGACACAGAGCTAAGACGGCGTATTTGGTGGGAACTCTTCAACTGCGACAT CTTCCAATCAATGTGCCTCGGCAGGGCTCCCCTGATAAGTACCAGCCCTTCCAAAGTTCCCTTCCCGGCCCACTGCAATGATGACGACATCACCGAGACCTCGATCAAGCCCAGACCGATGGAAGAGCCGACTGACACCACCGCAAACATCCTTCGTGCCGAAGCCTTCATGATATTTGAAAAGCTGTACAACACCGACGTCGATCTCCTCAGCTCCTATGAATATGTCAAATCCGTTGATGATGAAATCGCAGACCTCGTTTCCAAATTTCCTTGGTACTTCCAGATCGGGCCAAACCGAGAGTGTGCTATTCTAGGCGATCACCTCGAATTCATCACCTGGCAGCATCATATGATCAACAGCTGTATATGCATGCAACGTATCCGCATGAATAGACCCTTCATCCACACCCGAACGGGAAATTCCTGGGAAGTTTGTGTCAAGGCTGCCAATGACGTCCTCGCCGTGTATAGCAACCTCCGCAACCGCAACGTGGACGAATTCCGCAAATCCCAAAAGTTTCTCATCCAAGGATACCAGACTTTCTCAGCTGCAGTATCTCTAGCGGGGTTCTTGCTCGTAGAACGGGCGTTTCCCGCAGATAATATTCGGAAAGACATCGAGATGATAATTGCGGATCTCGCATACACCGACGCCAATATATCAATTGCGGTGGATGGAAGGAAGGTCCTTATCAAAATGCTGGAAATGCATGATCGCCGTGGCCTCCGTGAACCCCTGGATCCTGAGACTGTGATTTCTGAGATCGCCACGGTATTTGGAGGCGAACAGTCCACAAGAAAGTACCTAAAACGATGTGATATCGGATACGTCCTCAACGACGAGCCGGCAACAACAGGTCCGACTGCGGCGGCGGTGCCGGTCTCCACAACGAGGCCTGTCGACCAGACCGTCAGTGACCACGCTATCGCCGCAACCCACCCACAGGCAAGCATGGCCCACATGATATCGATGGGCACGCTTCCTGAGTACAGAGATCCATATTACAATATGCCCGAAACGATCCAATTTACGTTCGATGATAATTATATGAACTGGGACGTCATGCTGCAGCACATGTCGTATTATCAACAGTAA
- a CDS encoding uncharacterized protein (EggNog:ENOG410PT80~COG:S), which yields MNQPPIPYPQPFPQQLPAASNPPGYHPIHLQHQHQHHQQHQHQQHQQPQQHQQHQQHQQPQHIAPQPVQSMSFYPNPNLYAQETLPPQIHQQHQPQQQHQHQHQHQHQHQQPPQPQPQQPQQQQHPFPHVVGAVPPHAGVGGAMMMSPAPLPHHASANLPHHPGFSQPAFSHPGVPTVLGQTSLPQTPHSTNALNNGTASFVQPPAMTTASASRPVFTTPTRPAHLAGQMQAQTPTPSHLQSSPSPHPPQQTQAAQAAQAAMAAREKARVTTLLDINSALLQEVVNLQSAGKTGGSNQPANPSTQEQSRAHSPADPAVAQSQNSGPQAAKPGGKSTQEYVDCMRRLQANLAYLATIADRAKKSGVAAPLAPAIMTPPPSMPGLNAIYAQLNELFPEAAKATAQVPPQPRQMQVQNVPHLMPQATQPMHGTEGMAPGGMGVMTG from the exons ATGAACCAACCACCGATCCCCTACCCACAGCCCTTCCCCCAGCAGTTGCCCGCCGCTTCAAATCCTCCCGGCTATCATCCCATTCACCTCCAACACCAGCATCAGCACCAccagcagcaccagcatCAGCAGCATCAACAGCCTCAACAGCATCAACAGCATCAACAGCATCAACAGCCTCAGCACATCGCCCCGCAGCCTGTTCAGTCGATGTCCTTCTACCCGAACCCCAACCTGTACGCCCAGGAGACCCTCCCGCCCCAGATCCACCAGCAGCACCAGCcgcaacaacagcaccagcaccagcaccagcaccagcaccagcaccagcaaccaCCTCAACCGCAACCTCAGCAGcctcagcagcagcaacatcCCTTCCCGCATGTCGTCGGTGCTGTTCCACCACATGCCGGCGTGGGTGGAGCCATGATGATGTCCCCGGCGCCGCTACCCCATCATGCGTCTGCTAATC TCCCTCACCACCCAGGTTTCTCCCAGCCCGCGTTCTCCCATCCGGGGGTGCCCACTGTATTAGGCCAGACCTCTTTGCCCCAGACGCCTCACAGCACCAATGCCCTTAATAATGGCACCGCTTCGTTTGTCCAACCTCCGGCAATGACTACCGCTAGTGCGTCTAGGCCAGTATTTACAACTCCTACGCGGCCTGCCCACCTCGCCGGCCAGATGCAGGCCCAAACTCCCACACCCTCCCATCTGCagtcctctccctctccccaCCCGCCTCAGCAGACACAAGCAGCACAGGCCGCGCAGGCCGCCATGGCTGCGCGAGAGAAGGCTCGCGTCACGACTCTGCTGGATATCAATTCTGCTCTGTTGCAGGAAGTTGTAAACCTCCAGTCCGCCGGGAAGACAGGAGGCTCGAACCAACCGGCCAATCCGTCCACTCAGGAACAGTCACGTGCCCACTCTCCCGCCGACCCAGCGGTCGCGCAGTCTCAAAACTCCGGTCCGCAGGCCGCGAAGCCCGGTGGCAAGTCAACCCAGGAATACGTCGACTGCATGCGGCGCTTACAGGCGAATCTGGCATACCTCGCCACCATCGCTGACCGAGCCAAGAAGTCCGGCGTGGCAGCACCTCTGGCACCTGCCATCATGACTCCACCACCGAGCATGCCCGGTCTGAACGCGATATATGCGCAGTTGAATGAGCTCTTCCCCGAGGCAGCCAAGGCTACGGCGCAGGTACCACCGCAGCCACGTCAAATGCAAGTGCAGAATGTGCCCCACTTGATGCCACAGGCAACCCAGCCGATGCATGGCACAGAGGGAATGGCACCGGGAGGTATGGGCGTCATGACTGGATGA
- a CDS encoding uncharacterized protein (EggNog:ENOG410PIDA~COG:O~BUSCO:8113at33183), whose amino-acid sequence MARIEELPDDFNESLSLNDAKPASSSTTIPETPFGIKPIAPNDDPTTSTAPALPPAMASVKSHTADEILSMMNQTPLFMTDVEQALQDSAGEENTFIEAIRALQNEGTQLQVAEGFRETGNELAREKKWSDAREFYGKALATVRDKGEGKWDVSEDVDGDRKRMRETEEKVLVNRALCNLEMKNYRSCILDCAAALKINPENIKAYYRSARALFTLDKILEAQDAANRGLALDPTNKSLLHTAEQISARKAALDALAAKKRAEAEREKRVKVTLATALRARNIKVRETKQPPDLDDANMHLSPDPLSPKSTLVVPCVLLYPMHAQSDFIKNFEETQCVRDHLEYIFPLPWDEKAEYGVDSVDCFMETVTGGLIRVGKNMSLLEVLSGSGGKVEIVDGLVKINVVPVPKSRKWIDEMKARRAPG is encoded by the exons ATGGCGCGCATCGAAGAGCTCCCCGACGACTTCAACGAATCCCTCTCCCTCAATGACGCTAAACCCGCATCCAGCTCTACTACTATTCCCGAGACCCCCTTCGGCATCAAGCCCATCGCACCCAACGATGACCCAACCACATCCACTGCTCCCGCCCTCCCTCCAGCAATGGCCTCCGTGAAATCCCACACCGCCGACGAGATCCTCTCCATGATGAACCAGACCCCGCTGTTCATGACGGACGTCGAGCAGGCGCTCCAGGACAGCGCGGGGGAGGAGAACACGTTCATCGAGGCGATTCGCGCGCTGCAGAATGAGGGCACGCAGCTGCAGGTTGCCGAGGGATTCCGCGAGACGGGCAATGAGCTGGCGAGGGAGAAGAAGTGGAGTGACGCGCGGGAGTTCTATGGGAAGGCGTTGGCGACGGTGAGGGATAAAGGGGAGGGGAAGTGGGATGTCAGTGAGGATGTGGACGGAGACCGGAAAAGGATGAGGGAAACGGAGGAGAAGGTGTTGGTCAATAGGGCGTTGTGTAATTTGGAGATGA aaaacTACCGGTCCTGCATCCTCGATTGCGCCGCAGCACTCAAAATTAACCCTGAAAACATTAAGGCCTACTACCGCTCCGCCCGCGCCCTTTTCACCCTCGACAAAATACTAGAAGCCCAAGACGCCGCAAACCGTGGCCTCGCCCTTGATCCCACAAACAAATCCCTTCTCCATACCGCAGAGCAAATCTCCGCTCGGAAAGCTGCCCTCGACGCTCTCGCCGCTAAGAAGCGTGCTGAGGCAGAGCGTGAAAAGCGTGTTAAAGTTACCCTAGCTACAGCCCTACGCGCCAGGAACATCAAAGTCCGCGAAACCAAACAGCCGCCAGACCTAGACGACGCGAACATGCATCTCTCGCCTGACCCGCTGTCACCGAAAAGTACGCTGGTGGTGCCCTGTGTGCTACTGTATCCCATGCACGCGCAGAGTGACTTCATTAAAAATTTCGAGGAGACGCAGTGCGTGCGTGACCACCTGGAGTATATATTTCCCTTACCATGGGATGAAAAGGCGGAATATGGCGTGGACAGTGTGGATTGCTTCATGGAAACGGTGACCGGCGGTTTGATTCGCGTTGGGAAGAACATGAGTCTGTTGGAAGTGTTGAGTGGAAGTGGAGGAAAGGTGGAGATTGTGGATGGCTTGGTGAAGATAAATGTCGTGCCTGTGCCGAAGAGCCGGAAATGGATCGATGAGATGAAGGCACGGAGGGCGCCGGGCTGA